Proteins from a single region of Vairimorpha necatrix chromosome 6, complete sequence:
- a CDS encoding putative SP-containing protein: MIFPLMNLLGIFCSDYIFIDPKDDQHSNVYISLNNLEIVANLEIYIISKHHNKIEKKTGEFFYYYTPLIEKEQHGLITSLEDFDFRNDEDLEMIKNFYDNEYMFKTTYDRNEDNINCIEGLFISKDPTKYFYKTSPIDTLNDERNIQELDFRFLCNSNSQGCALKINVLDLGNYFTPEEFKWKGNKRQLAFNQ, translated from the coding sequence ATGATTTTTCCTTTGATGAATTTGTTAGGAATTTTTTGTAgtgattatatttttattgatccAAAAGACGATCAACATTCTAATGTCTACATATCGTTAAACAATCTTGAAATTGTAGCGAATctagaaatatatattattagcAAACatcataataaaattgaaaagaAAACTggagaatttttttattattatacaCCGCTAATTGAAAAAGAACAACATGGTCTTATAACATCGTTGGAAGACTTTGATTTTAGAAACGATGAAGATTTagaaatgataaaaaatttttatgataatgAATATATGTTTAAAACAACTTACGATCGGAATGAGGATAATATAAACTGCATTGAAGGATTGTTTATTAGTAAAGATccaacaaaatatttttataaaacaagtCCTATTGATACATTAAATGATGAAAGAAATATACAAGAATTAGATTTTAGGTTTCTTTGTAACAGCAATAGTCAAGGGTGTGCGTTAAAGATTAATGTATTGGATCTTGGCAATTATTTTACGCCCGAAGAATTTAAATGGAAAGGGAATAAGCGACAATTGGCTTTCAATCAATAA
- a CDS encoding putative SP-containing membrane protein — protein sequence MIFPLINLLGIFCGDYAFIDPKDDKYSNVYMSLNNLETVENLEITIISKRYNKKEIEGIIYYFETLNIKEQEDLITSLEEFDFRNDEELEMIKNFYDNKFILKTTVDRKKENVNRVRGLFISIDPKKSFYKTSPIYMFNDEKNIQELDFRFLCNSNSQDCEEKITTLALDNLFTVEDFKWKVKKQPLVFQPIKNESINARNDEPIQKKAIMVRDYDKEDKINDNLLSENITGNKQVQKKILKKDINNKNPNKSELAKNNPNSTNNGDQDKDQSFTSNNNKPKSKKDENNENAKKSNPEHDDSDCNTNFLQFYK from the exons ATGATTTTTCCTTTGATTAATTTGTTAGGAATATTTTGCGGTGATTATGCTTTTATTGATCCAAAAGatgataaatattctaaTGTCTACATGTCGTTAAATAATCTGGAAACTGTAGAGAATCTTGAAATAACTATCATTAGCAAAcgttataataaaaaagaaattgaaggaattatttattactttgagacattaaatattaaagaacaAGAAGACCTTATAACATCGTTGGAAgaatttgattttagaAACGATGAAGAATTagaaatgataaaaaatttttatgataataaatttatattaaaaacaacagTAGATcgtaaaaaagaaaatgtaaATCGGGTTAGGGGATTGTTTATTAGTATCGATCCAAagaaatctttttataaaacaagtcctatttatatgtttaatgatgaaaaaaatatacaagaaTTAGATTTTAGGTTTCTTTGTAACAGCAATAGTCAAGACTGCGaggaaaaaattacaacATTGGCTCTCGACAATCTGTTTACAGTCGAAGATTTCAAATGGAAGGTCAAAAAGCAACCTCTAGTGTTTCAACCAATAAAGAACGAGTCAATAAATGCAAGGAATGATGAGcctatacaaaaaaaagcCATAATGGTCCGTGATTATGataaagaagataaaataaatgataatttGTTGTCAGAGAATATAACTGGGAATAAACAAGTAcagaagaaaattttaaaaaaagatattaataataaaaatcccAATAAATCTGAACTAGCAAAAAATAATCCGAATTCAACAAATAATGGAGATCAAGACAAAGACCAAAGTTTTACTTCGAACAATAATAAACCTAAATCTAAGAAAGacgaaaataatgaaaatgcaaaaaaatcaaatccCGAACATGATGATTCCGATTGTAacactaattttttaca gttctataaataa
- a CDS encoding putative guanine nucleotide exchange factor, translated as MNKLKILLHDLKSQNKEFLDILYKQTNSEKKLFKQIFSINAYTNTDMFNFLSIYELSEHEDLDILHLIVNLKFFPGEKDTDQVILKYFQVLTKSTYPDISYPLFERFIILLNSSMFSYAISNEIFKYFQKFLVFYPEFLDRAIYNLKDDNMKYRLVLDECNVKYVFMIKDVSCLLLENSKSKYLLQGFYDEIPKWYIRSLDENILGFLYYNFDRDEIYSDLCFKYFSELNYSEIISEFKKNQNKIKDDSNTDSNLDYKSNINYRSNIYMDENCKIQYYKSKKEIEKSNSLENIKEKDYKLDISYVELFNDTRDISGLYKIYGKTSWLILRYHPLTNLRILGEFLCSLKNIDFLKEFTSTFDFTNMNVLVALRLYLSGFYLVGESQIVHRVLEIFTAHFVSFSSYEPKFILNLCFSLLLLNTKMYNPHIKSKPSFEEYLSDFDVSEIPEDIKMQDLYNSIKSSKIKFPEKNETSLFNYEIYTKILTLINQEDKLEIQTSNNNINIYLMDKSLVSSDSLLNISHEKFLDLCRYSSFDYLPLYLKYNKSDSYRFLNIFRYYLSHKGDIEIYRIFLNMKTKKYKNILNEIIKKKLSTENLEILQVLYPEDKNDVIFQMIENNIENISSINNLEYERQVYLMSKKINIGLLRKSQYKIKILREVLGTNPRYINREVIDLFKEIDDRSEDSFYTMISIQKEEDMFNYTVQINKTETKSDEIEIGLDKIEEDLDKLNINTNNLTDSKDDEKKKNVSRNNASDNNVLNIKDYKVHYIEKYSINDTTKLFHFYSSSKFILNQAVIKRHISTGKCLRDSDLVTVSNLDNRLIYLILKSEELNNKEVVNYSLWIINLLSTSIPIFIDFFNRNINILKKSSMKISIIKIFISRLKKVVSGLPLCCECQYDKIEDIELFISRIVDNNITSMEDMEFWYKYKREKLERIDN; from the coding sequence ATGAACAAACTTAAAATCTTATTACACGATCTAAAATCCCAAAATAAGGAATTTcttgatattttatacaaacaaacaaactcagaaaaaaaactatttaaacaaattttcaGCATAAACGCATACACAAACACAGACATGTTCAATTTTCTGTCAATTTACGAATTGTCAGAACACGAAGATCTGGACATATTGCACTTAATAGTCAACTTGAAGTTCTTCCCAGGGGAAAAAGACACAGACCAAGTCATTCTCAAATATTTCCAAGTACTTACAAAAAGTACTTATCCAGATATTAGTTATCCACTTTTTGAGagatttattattcttCTGAATAGTTCTATGTTTTCTTATGCCATTAGTAATGaaatattcaaatatttcCAGAAATTCTTAGTTTTCTATCCTGAGTTTCTTGATAGGGCgatttataatttgaaaGATGATAATATGAAATATAGACTTGTTTTAGATGAGTGTAATGTTAAATATGTGTTTATGATTAAAGATGTGTCATGTTTGTTATTAGAGAATAGTAAGAGTAAGTATTTGTTACAAGGGTTTTATGATGAGATCCCTAAGTGGTATATTAGAAGTTTAGATGAGAATATATTGGgatttttgtattataattttgataGAGACGAGATTTACAGTGACttgtgttttaaatatttcagtGAGTTGAATTACTCAGAGATAATATCAGAATTTAAGAAGAACCAgaataaaatcaaagatGACTCTAACACAGACTCCAACCTAGATTATAAGTCTAATATAAACTACAGATCCAATATTTACATGGATGAGAATTgtaaaattcaatattacaaatccaaaaaagaaatagaaaaatcaaatagcctagaaaatattaaagaaaaagattataaattagatATTTCTTATGTGGAATTATTTAATGACACACGAGACATATCTGggttatataaaatatacgGGAAGACATCCTGGCTAATTTTAAGATACCACCCCCTTACAAATCTCAGAATTTTGGGCGAATTTCTCTGTAGTCTCAAAAACATTGATTTTCTTAAAGAATTCACTTCCACTTTCGATTTCACAAATATGAATGTTCTCGTGGCCCTTCGACTATACCTAAGTGGCTTTTATTTAGTAGGCGAGTCCCAGATAGTCCACAGGGTACTGGAGATATTCACTGCTCATTTTGTCTCATTTTCTTCTTATGAGCCcaaatttatcttaaatCTCTGTTTCTCTCTTCTTCTCCTGAATACTAAAATGTATAATCCGCATATTAAAAGTAAACCCTCTTTTGAGGAATATTTGTCAGATTTCGATGTGTCAGAAATACcagaagatataaaaatgcaagaTCTTTACAATAGTATAAAATCAAGTAAGATCAAATTCCCAGAGAAAAATGAGACAtctctttttaattatgaGATTTACACTAAGATATTGACCCTTATAAATCAAGAAgataaattagaaatacaGACTagtaataataatattaatatttatcttaTGGATAAATCTCTAGTATCTTCAGATTCTTTATTGAATATCTCTCATGAGAAGTTCTTAGACTTGTGTAGATATTCCTCATTTGATTATCTCCCTCTATATCTCAAATATAACAAGTCTGATTCTTACAGATTCTTAAATATCTTCAGATATTATTTATCACATAAGGGAGACATAGAAATATACAGAATATTCCTAAATATGAAGACtaagaaatataagaatattCTGAATGAgattataaagaagaaattaagTACAGAGAATCTGGAGATACTACAAGTACTGTACCCCGAAGATAAGAATGACGTAATATTTCAGATGATAGAGAATAATATAGAGAATATTAGTagtattaataatttagaatATGAAAGACAAGTATATTTGATGAGTAAGAAGATTAATATAGGATTATTGAGAAAGAgtcaatataaaatcaagaTATTAAGAGAAGTATTAGGAACAAACCCGAGATATATAAATAGAGAAGTAATAGACTTATTTAAAGAGATAGATGACAGGAGTGAAGACTCATTCTATACGATGATAAGTATACAGAAAGAAGAAGATATGTTTAATTATACAGtacaaataaacaaaaccGAAACAAAATCAGATGAAATTGAAATTGGATTAGATAAAATTGAAGAAGATTTAGATaagttaaatataaatacgaATAATCTAACAGATAGCAAAGATgatgaaaaaaagaaaaatgtaTCAAGAAATAATGCATCAGATAATAACGTGTTAAATATTAAGGACTATAAAGTTCATTATATTGAGAAATATTCTATAAATGACACTACTAAATTATTCCATTTCTACTCATCCTCAAAATTCATTCTAAACCAGGCAGTCATAAAAAGGCATATTTCTACTGGTAAATGTCTAAGAGACAGTGACTTAGTCACTGTCTCCAACTTAGACAATAGactaatatatttaattttaaagagcGAAGAACTAAACAATAAAGAAGTAGTAAACTACTCTCTGTGGATTATAAATCTACTCTCTACGAGTATACCAATATTCATAGACTTCTTtaatagaaatataaacatattaaagaaGAGCTCTATGAAAATAAGTAtaataaagatatttattAGTAGACTGAAGAAAGTAGTCTCGGGACTTCCACTGTGCTGTGAGTGTCAGTATGACAAGATAGAAGATAtagaattatttataagcAGGATAGTAGACAATAATATAACAAGTATGGAAGATATGGAATTCTGGTATAAATATAAGAGAGAAAAACTAGAGAGGATTGATAATTAA
- a CDS encoding iron-sulfur cluster assembly protein 1 (ISU1), translating to MSFINKLTNITSKYHSSVMDHFNNPRNIGSLDKKDSSVGTGIVGAPACGDVMKLQIKVNKDNVIEDAKFKTFGCGSAIASSSLATEWIKGKSIDESLKITNREIASKLNLPPIKLHCSMLAEEAIKGAIKDYHEKNKR from the coding sequence ATGtcctttataaataaattaactaACATCACTTCAAAATATCACTCATCAGTCATGGATCACTTTAATAATCCCAGAAATATAGGCTCTCTAGACAAGAAAGACTCTTCTGTCGGCACTGGGATAGTAGGAGCCCCTGCTTGTGGAGATGTCATgaaattacaaataaaagtCAATAAAGACAATGTCATAGAAGATGCTAAGTTTAAGACATTTGGCTGTGGGTCGGCCATAGCCTCAAGTAGCTTGGCCACTGAGTGGATCAAAGGGAAATCTATTGACGAGTCATTGAAGATTACAAACAGGGAGATAGCTAGTAAACTGAATCTGCCTCCTATAAAACTGCATTGTTCAATGTTAGCAGAAGAAGCGATAAAAGGCGCTATAAAGGATTATCAtgagaaaaataaaagatga
- a CDS encoding mediator of RNA polymerase II transcription subunit 6 (MED6) translates to MDNIFYVDHIFISNHQLTPQNIITYFSTSPFYDKSSINEILKMQNQYRGIDISNEEVTKYKGMYYILESNTPDNTLFVIKQALNEKDQNINLSFYYVIHGFIYKAPSNHKIYNTRINDIYFYLNEIMDFYFKKLFIEEKCEEKRDEKDNDEVNRDVIIKFNKMYE, encoded by the coding sequence ATGGACAATATCTTCTATGTAGaccatatttttatttctaatcaTCAACTCACTCCTCAAAACATCATCACCTATTTCTCTACATCGCCATTTTACGATAAATCGTCAATTAacgaaatattaaaaatgcaaaaccAATACAGAGGAATAGATATTTCAAACGAAGAAGTAACAAAATATAAGGGAATGTATTACATTCTGGAATCTAATACGCCTGATAACACattatttgtaataaaacAAGCACTAAACGAAAAAgatcaaaatattaatttgtcTTTTTACTACGTGATACACgggtttatttataaagcGCCTAGtaatcataaaatttataatacgAGAATAAACgatatatatttctatttaaatgaaattatggatttttactttaaaaaactgtttatagaagaaaaatGTGAAGAAAAACGGGATGAAAAGGATAATGATGAAGTAAATCGAGatgttattataaaatttaataaaatgtatgaatga